From Xiphophorus maculatus strain JP 163 A chromosome 12, X_maculatus-5.0-male, whole genome shotgun sequence, the proteins below share one genomic window:
- the carnmt1 gene encoding carnosine N-methyltransferase produces MAEQRAADPNSGAYYQKERKKYSAEEEAKLERQHFWRIIDAFRSYRFHVHEQVKRAERQFRSLTQRHQRVLPGVLSNLARIRQCAEHNQEILDAVVHNSLHMFENVEYGEREDPRKARPSTTFDMDKLKSTIKQFVRDWSEAGQAERDSCYKPIIQEIQRLFPSDQYDVSKVSVLIPGAGLGRLAWEIARLGYSCQGNEWSFFMLFSSNFVLNRCEEENALTLYPWIHQFSNNKKSSDQTRPIRFPDVNPQSLPLNTDFSMVAGDFVEVYSELECWDCVSTCFFIDTANNVLEYVDTIWKILKPGGVWINLGPLLYHFENIANELSIELSYEDIRTAMLKYGFIFEVEKESMQTTYTENECSMLRYVYDCVFFVARKPTLHFNGQEEEDLQQNSPPAAKSSRREGSNRQT; encoded by the exons ATGGCGGAACAACGGGCAGCGGACCCGAACAGTGGAGCATATtatcagaaagaaagaaaaaaatacagcgCAGAGGAGGAGGCCAAGCTGGAAAGGCAACATTTCTGGAGAATAATAGATGCTTTTAGGTCTTACAG GTTCCACGTCCATGAGCAGGTCAAGCGGGCTGAGCGTCAGTTTCGGAGTCTGACACAAAGGCACCAAAGGGTGCTGCCAGGTGTTTTATCCAACCTGGCCCGGATCAGGCAGTGCGCCGAACACAACCAAGAGATTCTGGACGCCGTGGTTCACAATAGCCTTCACATGTTTGAGAACGTGGAGTATGGGGAGAGG GAGGATCCGAGGAAGGCACGGCCATCCACTACATTTGACATGGACAAACTGAAGTCCACCATAAAGCAGTTTGTCAGAGACTGGAGTGAAGCAGGCCAGGCTGAGAGGGACTCTTGCTACAAACCAATCATTCAAGAGATCCAGAGGCTCTTCCCAAGTGACCAATA TGATGTGTCTAAGGTGAGCGTGCTGATTCCCGGTGCTGGGCTTGGTCGACTTGCCTGGGAGATTGCTCGGCTAGGATACTCATGCCAGGGCAACGAATGGAGCTTCTTTATGCTTTTCTCCTCAAACTTTGTTCTCAACAG ATGTGAGGAGGAGAATGCTCTGACCCTGTATCCCTGGATCCACCAGTTCAGCAACAACAAGAAGTCTTCCGACCAAACACGGCCAATCAGATTCCCCGACGTTAACCCCCAGAGTCTGCCGCTAAACACCGACTTCTCCATGGTAGCGGGGGACTTTGTGGAGGTTTACAGTGAATTGG AGTGCTGGGACTGTGTGTCAACCTGCTTCTTTATTGACACCGCTAATAATGTCTTGGAATATGTGGACACAATCTGGAAGATTCTTAAGCCTGGAGGCGTATGGATCAATCTCG GTCCGCTGCTTTATCACTTTGAAAATATAGCCAACGAACTCTCTATTGAACTTAGCTATGAAGACATCAGGACAGCAATGTTAAAATATGGCTTCATCTTTGAG GTGGAGAAGGAGTCGATGCAGACTACCTACACTGAGAACGAGTGCTCTATGCTGAGATACGTTTACGACTGT
- the LOC102231261 gene encoding serine protease inhibitor 2.1-like, which yields MLSAPFVLWILSALVYVGRSHHHIGHGEKAQDTAADDGNNKISLVTSANKEFAFRLYRKLAGHAASQGKNIFFSPFSVSTALTALSVGARGETHQQLFRGLGFSSSQLAQTDIDQAFRMFFANTSQDISQGTAVFVDSILKPKPEFLDALKQSFSAEGFSVDFTKTTESADAINQYVSDKTNGKINKLVESLDPGTVMYLLSYIYYKGKWETPFDPRDTRQDVFRVGENTEVQVQMMEMEKDVNTYHDQAINTSVLHLPFNNSYSMLLLLPENMTILENNISPARVTKWLKWIKTETYNIYVPKFSIKTSYKLNDVLTEMGMADMFGDRADLSGIAEGQKLAVSEVVHQATLDVDEGGATAAAATGIGLIPLSFHYVPELKFNRPFMVIITDRTAENMLFMGKIVNPNI from the exons ATGTTGTCTGCACCCTTTGTCCTTTGGATCTTATCAGCATTGGTTTACGTAGGAAGAAGCCATCATCACATAGGGCATGGTGAGAAAGCCCAAGACACCGCTGCAGACGATGGCAATAACAAAATCTCACTGGTGACCTCAGCAAACAAAGAGTTTGCCTTCCGTCTCTACAGGAAGTTAGCAGGGCATGCTGCCTCCCAAGGCAAAAACATCTTCTTCTCCCCATTTAGTGTCTCTACTGCCTTAACTGCTTTGTCTGTGGGGGCACGAGGTGAGACCCATCAGCAGCTGTTTCGTGGTCTGGGCTTCAGCAGCTCCCAGTTGGCTCAGACAGATATAGACCAGGCCTTTCGTATGTTCTTTGCAAACACCTCTCAGGACATTAGCCAAGGCACCGCTGTGTTTGTGGACAGCATCCTTAAGCCAAAGCCTGAGTTCCTAGATGCCCTGAAGCAGTCCTTTTCAGCTGAGGGTTTCAGTGTTGACTTCACCAAAACTACAGAGAGCGCTGATGCCATCAATCAGTATGTCTCAGATAAGACTAATGGAAAGATAAACAAGCTGGTAGAAAGCCTGGATCCAGGCACAGTCATGTATCTTCTCAGCTACATCTACTACAAGG GAAAATGGGAAACTCCCTTTGATCCTCGAGATACCAGGCAGGATGTGTTCAGAGTGGGAGAAAACACTGAG gtTCAAGTTCAGatgatggaaatggaaaaagatgTTAATACTTATCATGACCAGGCTATCAACACATCGGTTCTCCACCTGCCTTTCAACAACTCCTACTCCATGTTGCTGCTGTTACCGGAAAATATGACAATACTGGAGAACAATATCAGCCCTGCACGTGTCACCAAATGGTTGAAGTGGATAAAGACAGA GACGTACAACATCTATGTTCCAAAGTTCTCCATCAAGACCTCCTATAAGCTGAATGATGTGCTGACTGAAATGGGAATGGCAGACATGTTTGGGGATCGTGCAGACCTCAGCGGCATTGCAGAGGGACAGAAACTAGCTGTGTCTGAG gTTGTGCACCAAGCCACGCTGGACGTAGACGAGGGCGGAgccacagctgcagcagcgaCTGGTATAGGCCTTATACCTCTGTCTTTCCACTACGTCCCAGAGCTGAAGTTCAACCGTCCTTTCATGGTGATCATCACTGATCGAACTGCAGAAAACATGCTTTTTATGGGCAAGATTGTCAACCCAAACATCTGA
- the LOC102230999 gene encoding serine protease inhibitor 2.1-like produces the protein MVSTILVLWTFLTVICTARGHQPIAQAKQATDLSADISDDKLLLVSSANKEFAFNLYRKLVAHPSAKGQHIFFSPISVSAALAALSVGARGATRQQLFHTLDFNSSQLSQTDVNASFLKIIGSMAFKISQGTAVFVDNLFTPKPDFLHVLKQCYFTEGFKIDFTNPIESTNTINRYVSGMTSGKITQLKNLDPSTVLYLLSYIYFKGIWATPFDPKLTTLDLFRVTETIEVPVPMMRMEADVETYYDEAIATSVLHLPFNNSYSMLLLLPDTMATLENKISPAHITRWLQRMKQSKYKISVPMFYMKTSYKLNDVLAEMGMADMFGDHANLSGIADGQKLVVSEVVHQATLDVDETGATAAAATGVGISFFSHTAPELKFNRPFIVMITEVSAENIIFMGKIVNPNI, from the exons ATGGTGTCTACAATTTTGGTTCTCTGGACCTTCTTGACAGTGATCTGTACAGCAAGAGGCCATCAACCCATAGCGCAAGCTAAACAAGCCACAGACCTCTCTGCAGACATCAGTGACGACAAACTCTTATTGGTGTCCTCAGCAAACAAAGAGTTTGCCTTCAATCTCTACAGGAAGTTGGTAGCTCATCCTTCCGCTAAAGGCcaacacattttcttctccCCAATTAGTGTCTCTGCTGCCTTGGCTGCTCTGTCTGTGGGGGCTCGAGGAGCAACACGTCAGCAGCTGTTTCATACTCTGGACTTCAACAGCTCCCAGCTAAGTCAGACGGATGTAAACGCTTCATTTCTGAAAATCATTGGAAGTATGGCATTTAAGATCAGCCAAGGCACCGCTGTGTTTGTTGACAACCTGTTCACACCAAAGCCTGACTTCCTGCATGTCCTGAAGCAGTGCTATTTTACTGAGGGCTTCAAGATTGACTTCACTAACCCTATAGAGAGCACCAATACCATCAATCGGTATGTATCTGGAATGACCAGTGGAAAAATAACTCAATTAAAAAACCTGGATCCAAGCACAGTCCTTTATCTCCTGAGCTACATCTACTTCAAAG GAATCTGGGCGACTCCATTTGATCCAAAGCTGACTACGCTAGATTTGTTCAGAGTGACTGAAACCATTGAG GTTCCAGTCCCGATGATGAGGATGGAAGCTGATGTGGAGACTTATTATGATGAGGCCATTGCTACATCAGTCCTCCATCTGCCCTTCAACAACTCTTActccatgctgctgctgttaccTGATACCATGGCGACACTGGAGAACAAGATCAGTCCTGCACATATCACCAGGTGGTTGCAGCGGATGAAACAAAG taAGTACAAGATCTCTGTTCCAATGTTCTACATGAAGACCTCCTACAAGCTGAATGATGTGCTGGCTGAAATGGGAATGGCAGACATGTTTGGGGATCATGCAAACCTCAGTGGCATTGCAGATGGACAGAAACTGGTTGTGTCTGAG GTTGTACATCAAGCAACACTGGATGTTGATGAGACTGGGGCTACTGCTGCAGCTGCTACTGGTGTTGGcatctcttttttctctcacacaGCCCCGGAATTGAAGTTTAATCGTCCTTTTATAGTGATGATCACTGAGGTCTCtgcagaaaacataatttttatggGCAAGATTGTAAATCCAAACATTTAa